The DNA window TTCGCCCAGGCGCGGCGCTGCACCTCGGCGGCGCCCAGCTCGGTGTCGAGCGTGTGCCACAGCCGCGCCTCCCAGCGCCGCCGGCCCAGCCGCGGGTCGCGCCCCGGGCCGGCGTCCGCCGCCAGCCCGGCCCGCAGCCACGCCACGAACTCGTCCAGCGCCGCGAGCGCGGCGGTGGCCGCCGGGCCCACCCGGTCACGCAGCGCCGGCGCCTGCGCGAGCAGCGCCGGCACCTCGTCGCGGACCAGCGCCGCCGCGCCGGCGAACTGCCCGACCGCCGTCTCGGCGTGAACCCGCGGCATGTCCCGCAGCGTCGCGCGCGCGGTCGCCAAGGCGTCCGGTACGGCCCGGAGGCGCCCCGCCAGGTGGGTCAGCCGCTCGTCGACCGGGGCGTAGGGGCGGGCCAGCAACGCGTGCAGCAGCGGACCCGGGTTGTGCCGCAGCGGATCCCACTCGTGGCCGCGGATCTCGGTGGCCTCGAACAGCCCCCGGTCGACCAGGCTGCTGAGCAGCGCGTGCTCGACGCCCTCCTCGACGTCGAGCACGTCCGGGTCGATCTCGGAGAGCGCGTCGGCGGCGTCCTTCAGCATCGCCCGGTCGGCGGCGAGCGCGTCGGCGGAGAGGTCGGGCAGGCGGTCGTCGTAGCGGTGGTCCCCGACGGAGGTGGCCAACCCGGGCCGGCTCTCCAGCAACGCCTCCACGATCCGCTCCGCGAGCGGCACGAACGCTTCCATTCCCCGACCCTACCGACCACCCCCGACGTCCCCACCCCCGCGCGGCTCGGCTCGGCTCGGCTCGGCTCGCGAGATCTTGGAAGGAAATGGCCCCTCCGGGGGCACATTCCTTCCAAGATCTGCAGATTTCCCGAGATGCGAACGCCGGATCTCGCACTTCGAGAAAGACACCACCCCGGCACCGCCCGGATCCGCGATCTTGCAGTTGCCGCCCCTCTTATGTCCGGTTCAGCCGATTCGCCGGGGCCGGAACTGCAAGATCGACGACGGCTGGAAACGCTCGCGTGGGGACGGGGAGGGGCGACGAGGGTGGGTCAGGGCTGGTCGGGGGTGGCGCGTTCGGCGGCGCGGACCGCCTCGGCGTACGCCAGGGTGGCGCGGCGGAGCGCCGCCTCCGGGTCGATGCCGGCCTGCCGGGCCGCCGCGACGGTGGCCAGCAGGCTCGCGCCCAGCCGCGCCTCCGCGTCCACCTGCGACTCGGCGAGCGGCGGCGGCACCGCCAACCCCACCCGGCCGGCGCGGTCCAGGATCTTCGCGGCCAGGGCGAGCGCGGGCTGGCTCAGCGCGATGCCGTCGAGCACCGACTCACGGGTCTTCTCGGCCCGCTTGATCCGCTCCCAGTTGGCCTCGATCTCCTCGATCGTGCCGGCCCGCTCGCCGGAGAACACGTGCGGGTTGCGCCGGACCATCTTGTCGACCAGGCCGCCGGCCACGTCGTCGACGGTCCAGCTCTTCCCCTCCGGCAGGTCCTCGGCCAGCCGGGCGTGCAGCAGCACCTGGAGCAGCACGTCGCCCAGCTCCTCCCGGAGCGCGTCGGTGTCGTCGGCGCTGATGGCGTCGTACGCCTCGTAGCACTCCTCGAGCAGGAATACGGCCAGGCTGCGGTGGGTCTGCGCCCGCTTCCACGGATCGCCGCCCGGCGAGGCGAGCCGGTCCATCACCTCGACCGCGTCGAGCAGCCGGGCGCCCGGCGGGTCCCAGGAGCCGTACATCAGCTCCAGCTCGGCCAGGCCCGGCTGGCGGGCCAACCGCAGCCCCAGCTCGCGGGCCAGCGCCTCGTCGCCGGCCGGGCCGGCCAGCCACACCGCGCCGCCGTGCGTGGCGGCGGCGTCCAGCAACGCCTGCGTCGCGCCCTCGGTCACCACCCGCACCTCGGCGCCGGCCGTCCGGACCGCCCGGGCCAGCTCACCGTCGACGCCGGTGAGGACCGGCGCGGAGCGGACGGCGTCCCAGGCGGCCGAGGTCAGCAGGCCGGCCGGCAGCCGGGGCGAGGTGACCAGCAGGACGATGCGCGCGTTCATGCGCCGGGCGCCGCCGACGGCTCGACCACCGGCGCCGACTCACCGGTCTCCGGCTCCGGCGTGGAGATGTCGGTGACTGACGAGCCCGGCTCGCCCAACGGCACGGAAACCGCCGGCACGTCGCCCTTGAAGGTGAGCACCGGGAAGGCCAGCGGCCGGTAGCGCGGGTTGACCGAGACGTCGTACCCGTCGATCGCGTCGGCGAGCGCCTTGCGGGTGGCCAGCGCGGAGCGGAGCTGCTCGCCGTCGAGCTGCCCGGCGGCGTCGGCGTCGGAGACGTCCGGCGGGATGGCGCCCGCGGCCCGGCCGGCGGCGACCACCGCGGCCAGGTCCTCCTTCGAAGGGGCGGTCGACTCGCCCACCGGCACCCCGGAGACGCAGGTGTAGAACTCGGCGACCTTCTTCGGGTACGTCGAGTCGGCGGGCAGCCCGGTCTGCTGGGCCACCTGCTCCGGCGTCACCTGGGCCTTCGGCTGGTAGCCCTTGTCGGCGGAGAGGGCCCGGCACACGTCCGACAACACCAGGGTGGCGACCACCTGGTCGCGGGGCGGCAGCAGCGCGTCGGCCTGCCCGGCGGTGGCCGGCTGGCTGGCCAGGCCGCCCCGGACCTCGTCGAGGATCGAGGTGACCTGGTCCTCGGTGACGCGGTGGTCACCGATGTAGGCGGCGACCCCGGGCTCGGTACGGCAACCGGAGAGGGCGACGAGGCCGACCGCCACGCTGGCGACGGCGACAAGACGGCGAGCACGCATGACGGTCACTCTCTCACGCCCCGCGGCCGGCTGTGACGCCGCCCACCTCACCGCGCCCCCGCAGGCTGCGCCGCCGCGACCGGATCCCCGAGGACATCCTTGAGGAGCTGGGCGCACCACTCCAGCAGCGCCTGGTCGCGCAGCGGCTCGCCGCCGACCCGGCGGGTGCTCGGCCGGAGCACGCTGACCTGGTCGAGCGCCTGCTTGTAGACCGAGTCGGGGTGGTAGCGCTTGAGCCGCATCTGCTTGGAGTCGGGCAGCGGCAGCGGGCCGAAGCGGATGTGCTTGCCCTGCATGGTCACGTCACTGAGCCCGTAACCGCGCGCCAGCAGCCGGAACCGCGCCACCGCCACCAGGTTCTGCACCGGCGCGGGCGGCTCGCCGTAGCGGTCCGTCATCTCGGCCACCACCTCGCGCAGCCGCTCGGCGTCGCGGGCCTCGGCGAGCTTGCGGTACATCTCCAGCCGCAGCCGCTCCACCCCGACGTAGTCGTGCGGCAGGTGCGCGTCGATCGGCAGGTCGATCTTGACGTCCGTCTCCTCCTCGGTGCTCTCACCCTTGAACGCGGAGACGGCCTCGCCGACCATCCGCACGTACAGGTCGAAGCCGACGCCCTCGATGTGGCCGGACTGCTCGCCGCCGAGCAGGTTGCCGGCGCCCCGGATCTCCAGGTCCTTCATCGCCACGTACATGCCGGCGCCCAGCTCGGTGTGCTGGGCGATGGTCGCCAGCCGCTCGTGCGCGTGCTCGGTGAGCGGCTTCTCCGGCGGGTAGAGGAAGTAGGCGTACGCGCGTTCCCGGCCCCGGCCGACCCGG is part of the Micromonospora sp. WMMD980 genome and encodes:
- a CDS encoding nucleoside triphosphate pyrophosphohydrolase encodes the protein MNARIVLLVTSPRLPAGLLTSAAWDAVRSAPVLTGVDGELARAVRTAGAEVRVVTEGATQALLDAAATHGGAVWLAGPAGDEALARELGLRLARQPGLAELELMYGSWDPPGARLLDAVEVMDRLASPGGDPWKRAQTHRSLAVFLLEECYEAYDAISADDTDALREELGDVLLQVLLHARLAEDLPEGKSWTVDDVAGGLVDKMVRRNPHVFSGERAGTIEEIEANWERIKRAEKTRESVLDGIALSQPALALAAKILDRAGRVGLAVPPPLAESQVDAEARLGASLLATVAAARQAGIDPEAALRRATLAYAEAVRAAERATPDQP